A region from the Vicia villosa cultivar HV-30 ecotype Madison, WI linkage group LG3, Vvil1.0, whole genome shotgun sequence genome encodes:
- the LOC131660529 gene encoding uncharacterized protein LOC131660529 → MDSESGVPILDFRKSTGIILEEGGQGWKEMSKKVREALESHGMFLLRCDEIPKELQNKMFTGIKSLFDLPEETKTKSILAKELIGVIRPRTLPFLIVRHSVLMILLIQMRLEASLTSCGRKEIRISDLCL, encoded by the exons ATGGACAGTGAAAGTGGAGTCCCAATTTTAGATTTTCGTAAGAGCACTGGaattattttagaagaaggaggtCAAGGATGGAAAGAAATGAGTAAGAAAGTGAGAGAAGCACTTGAGAGTCATGGTATGTTTCTCTTAAGGTGTGATGAAATACCGaaagaattacaaaataaaatgttCACCGGCATTAAATCTTTGTTTGATCTACCCGAGGAGACAAAGACGAAGTCCATATTGGCAAAAGAGCTTATAGGGGTTATTCGTCCAAGAACCCTACCCTTCCTAATAGTCAGACATTCGGTATTGATGATACTTTTGATCCAAATGAGGCTCGAAGCTTCACTAACCTCATGTGGCCGGAAGGAAATCCGAATTTCTg ATTTGTGCCTGTGA